One window of Nicotiana tomentosiformis chromosome 11, ASM39032v3, whole genome shotgun sequence genomic DNA carries:
- the LOC138900983 gene encoding putative F-box protein PP2-B12, whose translation MQGQWIAARDLSITWVDNPQYWTWKTVDPNIEVAELLRVAWLDIYGKIETKNLIRKTSYAVYLVFKLTDNPRELERAIASLRFVNEVAEGAGIEGTTVFISKKKELPGELGRFPHLRSDGWLEIKLGEFFNNLGEDGEVEMRLMEINNGTWKSGIIVKGFDIRPN comes from the exons atg CAAGGCCAGTGGATAGCCGCAAGAGACCTTTCAATTACATGGGTGGACAATCCTCAGTATTGGACATGGAAAACTGTTGATCCTAA TATTGAAGTGGCAGAGCTTCTTAGGGTAGCTTGGCTTGACATTTATGGAAAGATCGAGACAAAAAATCTTATTCGAAAGACTAGTTATGCTGTATATTTAGTGTTCAAGTTAACAGATAACCCTCGTGAACTTGAACGAGCAATAGCATCGCTAAGATTTGTGAACGAAGTGGCGGAGGGTGCTGGCATTGAGGGTACCACTGTTTTCATCTCAAAGAAAAAGGAATTACCAGGAGAACTTGGCCGGTTCCCACATCTCCGAAGTGATGGCTGGTTAGAAATCAAGCTTGGTGAGTTTTTCAACAACTTAGGAGAGGATGGTGAAGTCGAAATGAGGTTGATGGAAATCAATAACGGCACTTGGAAATCAGGCATCATCGTTAAGGGCTTCGACATTCGTCCTAACTAA